The nucleotide sequence AATCGAACTTAAGCCTGCAATTTTGGAGGCCCTGAAACGTCTTTCCCCGGAAATAATCTCGAACTTTTCGCCATCTTTTCTTAATGTAACCGGCTGGATGATTCCAAGGCTCTTAATAGATTCGGCCAAATCATTAAGTGCTTTTTCATCAAAATAAGTTCTTGGCTGATTGGGATTGGCGTAAATATCTTCAATCGGGACTTCAACAATATTTCCTACTAGCTTTTTTGCACCTTCGTCTGAAGCTGTGTTGATATTAGTTTTGCTTTCGGCATTCAGGATTGCTCCCAAACCACGTCCCATTGCTCTTTTTTTGTCTTTCATTTTATGCTAATCGCTAATCGCTAATGGCAAATAGCTTTTTAATTTTTAACTAATCTTTCATTTTTCAGCAAGACTTCTTCCGCTAGCTGAATATATTGTATTGCACCTTTACTTTCTGCATCATAGCTCAGGATACTTTCTCCGAAACTGGGCGCTTCACTCAAGCGAACATTGCGGCTGATAATGGTTTCAAAAACCATCTCCGGGAAATGAGAATTAACTTCTTCTACCACCTGATTTGATAATCTGAGTCGGCTATCATACATTGTAAGCAAAAGTCCTTCGATATCCAGATCCTGATTATGGATTTTCTGAACATTTTTAATTGTATTAAGTAATTTTCCCAAACCTTCCAATGCAAAATACTCACACTGAATAGGAATGATAACAGAATCTGCGGCTGTCAGCGCATTGATCGTAATCAAACCTAAACTAGGTGCACAATCTATAATAATATAGTCATAGTGATCTCGAACAGACTTCAGAGCTTCGCGAAGCATGTATTCTCTGTTTTCCCTGTCCACCAATTCTATTTCCGCAGCTACAAGATCTATATGAGATGGTATGATATCAACATTAGGCGAACTGGTAGGCAAGATGCATTTTATAACTTCCGCACTATGTTCCAGTAAATTATATGTCGAAAAATTAACTTCTTCCACACCAAGTCCGGACGTTGCATTAGCCTGTGGATCTGCATCTATAAGAAGAACTCTTTTTTCCAATACACCAAGTGCAGATGCCAGGTTAACAGCAGTCGTTGTTTTACCAACACCACCTTTTTGGTTTGCAACACCTATAATTTTTGCCATAAACATTAATTTAATCTTCAAAAATACAATTTTTTAGCACTTAGAATATTTTGAAAAAGCCGCATCTCAGTTAAAGTATTGTTAATTAATGACTTGGTCTCTAAAAAAATTATCCACATTTCAGATTGAAATGTGGATAATTATATGAAGTTAACGTTTAATAGACTAGAAGTCTGTTAATCAAACTACTCTATTCTCATAGAAATTGGCATTCTGAATGACGAGCGAACAGCTTTTCCTTTCAACTGAGCAGGCGTCCATTTTGTTTTAATAGACTTTACTGTTCTTTCTGCTTCCTGATTAAAATCTGCATTAGCACCGGTGATTTTAATATTAGAAATGCTTCCATCTTTTTCCACCACAAAAGTGATGGTTGCAGAAACCACCCCAGACTGATCTATAGATGAAGTATCAAAACCCTGTGCAACTTTCTGACGAAAAGCATTGATTCCTCCTTTGAAATCCGCTGCTACATCTGCTTTAGCACCATCAACGATAACATTTGGGTCTTCTACTTGAGCAGGAGGGGAAACTGGCTGATGATCTGTAGCTGACGGCGGACCGACAGAGATTGGTGGCGCAACAGAAATTGTTGTTTCGGGGCCAGGTTTCGTTTCTGTACCGATTGCTGCACCTTCAAAATCTTTTTTGGTTGGTAATGTTTTATTTTTTCTAATCTCGCGGACTGGAGTTACTTCAGGATTGGCAACTGTCTTTACCCTTGCCGGAGTAGTATTGTCTGGCTTCGGCTTCGGAGTTTCAGTGTCGTTAATGACAAGAATCTCTCTTCCGGAGAAATCATCTTTTGGTAACAAAACTTCACTTTTAAAAGCATTCATCACTAGTGGAACAGCAGACACAGAAGCAAAAAATGCTATTCCAATAAATAATGCTTTGGTCAATTGATTGGAATAATCATTTCTAAGGGCATAAGCACCGTAAGATTTATTTCTATTAGCGAAAACCACTTCGTCTAAATCATTTGTTCTGAGGCTAAGTAATAAGTTCTTCATCTTGAATTCATATTAAATTAAACATATATCAATAATTATTAACATAAAATGAAAACTTATCAAAAAACATTCCAATAAAATATTATTAACCAAAACAAATAATGATATACATATAGATTAATTAAATAAGAAAATTAATTTTTATTCTACCATTTGCAAAAATTTGTAACTTTATTTTATGAAAATCCATCTATTTATATTATTACTTATAAGTGGCTTAAAATCTGGACAACAAGGTTTTATGCTTGAAAACGCTGATAAAGCCAGTATAAAATTCAAGCTCATTAACAACCTTATTTTCGTCCCGATGATCATAAATGGTGTGGAACTTAATTTTATGTTGGATTCTGGAATATCGGAAACCTTACTTTTTAGCTTGGAAGACAAGAATGTAGATTTTAGAAATGTTGAGAAGATTACTTTTCGTGGATTAGGAGAAACGGTAAGTGTAGATGCTCTAAAATCCATCAACAATGAAATAAGAATTGGTAAAAATTTTGTAGACAGATCTCACACTGTATTCATCGTACTAGACGAAGACTTCAACGTTTCACAAGATATTGGTATTCCTGTAAACGGCATTATTGGTTACTATTTTTTTAAAAACCATCCTCTGGAAATCAATTACATCAATAAAACCATTACAGTTTACAAAGACAGCTCAGAATTGCCGAAAAAAATCCTCAAATTTTCAGAATTTCCTATCAGCGTAGAAATGAATAGACCTTATAGGTATGCAGATGTAGAGATGAAGCACGATAAACAGCGTTCCAAGCTGCTGCTGGATCTTGGAAATACAGATTCGGTATGGCTTTTCCCGACTTTGATTAAGGATTTCATTTACAATCGTCCTAATGTTGATGATTTTCTTGGTCGCGGTTTCAGCGGCGATATTTTCGGAAAACGAAGCCGCATCAACTCCCTATCTATAGGGAAATTCCGGATGAGTAAACCCATCG is from Epilithonimonas vandammei and encodes:
- a CDS encoding aspartyl protease family protein; translation: MKIHLFILLLISGLKSGQQGFMLENADKASIKFKLINNLIFVPMIINGVELNFMLDSGISETLLFSLEDKNVDFRNVEKITFRGLGETVSVDALKSINNEIRIGKNFVDRSHTVFIVLDEDFNVSQDIGIPVNGIIGYYFFKNHPLEINYINKTITVYKDSSELPKKILKFSEFPISVEMNRPYRYADVEMKHDKQRSKLLLDLGNTDSVWLFPTLIKDFIYNRPNVDDFLGRGFSGDIFGKRSRINSLSIGKFRMSKPIASMPDEYSIQHLKIVKDRKGSIGSEVLRRFTLVFNYPENKVHFRPNKHLNDPFLIDGSGLEIKQDGLVWEKEQVKVETSKRNSAGNEINVIDNSPDKFQYKFSLKPVFKVAGTRKDSPAQKSGIIKGDEITNIDGKKANELTLYKIHQILKTDERKTVSVEIKRNEIRRKIDLFLEDPIPYIEE
- a CDS encoding ParA family protein, with the protein product MAKIIGVANQKGGVGKTTTAVNLASALGVLEKRVLLIDADPQANATSGLGVEEVNFSTYNLLEHSAEVIKCILPTSSPNVDIIPSHIDLVAAEIELVDRENREYMLREALKSVRDHYDYIIIDCAPSLGLITINALTAADSVIIPIQCEYFALEGLGKLLNTIKNVQKIHNQDLDIEGLLLTMYDSRLRLSNQVVEEVNSHFPEMVFETIISRNVRLSEAPSFGESILSYDAESKGAIQYIQLAEEVLLKNERLVKN
- a CDS encoding energy transducer TonB, which produces MKNLLLSLRTNDLDEVVFANRNKSYGAYALRNDYSNQLTKALFIGIAFFASVSAVPLVMNAFKSEVLLPKDDFSGREILVINDTETPKPKPDNTTPARVKTVANPEVTPVREIRKNKTLPTKKDFEGAAIGTETKPGPETTISVAPPISVGPPSATDHQPVSPPAQVEDPNVIVDGAKADVAADFKGGINAFRQKVAQGFDTSSIDQSGVVSATITFVVEKDGSISNIKITGANADFNQEAERTVKSIKTKWTPAQLKGKAVRSSFRMPISMRIE